The following are encoded together in the Nitrospirota bacterium genome:
- the queF gene encoding preQ(1) synthase, with protein sequence MPTSPSKSLDTFPNPNPERDYEIRFECPEFTCLCPKTGQPDFATIRIRYTPDKLCVELKSLKLYLWSYRNEGAFHEAVTNAILNDLVATLQPRFAEIEGDFFVRGGIHTVVTVRHTKPGFAPP encoded by the coding sequence GTGCCCACCAGTCCCTCCAAATCGCTCGACACGTTCCCAAATCCGAATCCGGAACGTGATTACGAAATCCGGTTCGAGTGCCCGGAGTTCACGTGTTTGTGCCCCAAGACCGGGCAACCCGACTTCGCGACGATCCGTATTCGCTATACCCCCGACAAACTCTGCGTGGAATTGAAGTCGTTGAAGTTGTATCTCTGGTCCTATCGCAATGAAGGCGCGTTCCACGAAGCCGTGACCAACGCGATTCTCAACGATCTGGTCGCCACGCTCCAGCCGCGCTTTGCCGAGATCGAAGGCGACTTCTTTGTACGCGGGGGTATTCACACCGTGGTGACGGTTCGGCACAC